aacaagctatttagttgacatctaatcccaactcacccaatatatacctcatcgtcaagaaaaaattccatctacttagaaaggctagtatttattctaaattgttcaaaaatctctaaaagttggagttttgatatgaaaatatccaaaataagaaaataaagataaaagacttgagaaataaaaaaggtagagatagatacacaaaaccagtgggttgcctcccatttagcgcttggtttaaagtcgtcagcccgacttgcaagacaaattctccgtacaccaataatcggaaaagttggggatccacccgtagcacctgttttgcaaacactagcttcgcacaaatattagtaatataaaacagaaacgaagctatcGACCgaaagaagtttcccccacacttattctttccacacttggaagtgtataaagaatatagaagtcgggtacttccacgatttcttgttccaaaacctacatagtatgagaatcaagcatCTCTAATGGAGAATATCACGaaataaagtcattcaacaatattctcgaagcaatacattcaaaccaacaagaggcaaaggagaagaaacaatatgcaaagggttagacaaaccttgcacaatatcttgtatcacggaatcctcttcatccttgaaaaactcgagtgaattactcacctcttttatatcatggtcttttatcaaaccttgcaacaattcttcgtccgtttctgccttaaccaaagtctcgacataaacatcatcattacaattctttgcaagctcaattgggtcttccacaatattggtcaaatcggtcacattctcaacacactcgtcatcattaggctcaaaccttgttgcaaggaagttctgtaaaacactagtttcatcatactcatataccttttgaataggtgtttgatcattataaagatcaagagttgagtcaactacactaatgtcatcaaatatctccaaaggttggtccttttcaacacaatcatcttcattttaagattcaccataataagaatcgtcgttagtttcccaacctttatcacgacgcCGTTTAAGCTCCatgtgaatggtcctactaatttcatcgacaagctcttccgaggctccatcatcttccaacttgtataatttttgtgcaagtttcttgacgttcacacgcttaccaccgttggctacaataggttctctttcccatgactcttccctttgaatgggtgaatgatcataactacgatctggagtcgggtaagaaaaagtgttgcaaaaattggtttgtgcgacgttctctCTACTACAGTCAAGCTGGTCTAGTATTTGTTGCACGTCTTGCAATCCattcataatctgcatacaactcgaatgaagccaattagaagtagaattatcccaccttggtgcttgacttacatacccactacaaggttgttgttggtatgtatgaaaatcaccgtAAGGTTCTCTAGGATAtgcatcatagccaataaattggttttgattgtatcccaaaATTGGTGGACAATTTTTATAGTGTTGTGGAGGTTGAAAACCATATCCGTTGTTCCACTATGCTCCTTccataagtacctgaaacaagagttctcaaaaacaaaataaaaaaaactaaaacaaaataagaaacaagaataaaaacaaatataagaagccaaaaacaaataacaacccgctgccggggagcggtgcCAAAATTTGATCCATACTTTTGCGCATAACTTCCTCGTATGATGTCGTGGTGACATCATTTTTACGCCGGTGGCTTCGTCTTTTTGTTGtcttcaacataatgagaagaaaTCCAATTTTTGAGCGAGTTCCACTTCTTTTTGCTCCAATGACTCTgaaacacctataaaactcaaaagcaagcataagatacataatttacaagaaaattcgcaaagaaagcataaacagtagataaatatcaaggagtttatcacacCTATCAATGGCTATGGAAGAATTGTACGGTATCTTGGAAAGGAACTTACTGGGGTAAAGATAAAGAGAGTAGTTTGGTATTAGAGGCAGTGGCATCATACGATTTGTAGTTTTGGCATGTTTTTTTTGGAATGCCTGGATCAAACAACGATTTGGATGTGTTGGAACACTCACCCCTTTTCGATAACATGCTAAAGGGTGTACCTCCTCCATGCAATTATGTCATCAATGGTCACCACTACAATATGGGTTATTTCTTAGCCGATGGTATCTATCCAAAGTTGTCTATGATTGtacaagatttctctcagacatTGGACATTCCCGACTATGTGAGATTCAACAAGTATTAAATGGataaaagaaaggatgtcgatCGTGCTTTTGGAGTGCTTCAAGGTGAATTCAGAATTGTCGGATCTCCATGTATGTATTGGCAACAATCTGACTTGAACCTAATTATGAAATGTTGTCTTATTTTACACAACATGATTATCGAGCATGAACGTCGGGATCCGGATTGGGGCAGAGTTGTTCCTGTTCCGATTCCGGAACCTATAATGGTCGTGTATTCATGTCATCTCTGAAAAACCTAGAAATGCACCTACAACTAAGAAATGATCTCGTCAAGCACATTGTTGCGCGTCCTGGTAGAGGAGGCCAGGCATCGGAGATTATGATGATACAAacttagaagaagaagttgttcctgGTCAAAACGAGGATGGAGCATTTGATTATTATGGAGATTACAACGATCAAATCCCAGATAACTTTGAACATGCAGTTGAACATGTTTATGAAGATGGACATGTGGGAGACGAATATGAACATGATGGAGATGACGATGAGGATTCTGGTGATGAGTAGGATTATGACGATGATGAGGACGATGACGATGAGGAggacgatgatgatgaggattctgatgatgacgatgatgctCTGTACGATGATGCGGGtatgtatgatgatgatgatgttgaggcaTAGGATGTATTTCACTGTTGTGTTTTAAGATTTCGAATGTCACATGCACATGTAATAACAgacttttaattatttttgggtttCAATTATGTACGCAAATGAATACGTTTATATTTGATGGCATATGGTTTACAATTAGGAAAATCCGTGAAATCATTTAAATCTCCTTGTAcaatatacatatatgtatacatATCCGTGAAATCTCTTTCTACAGTATAtagattagtatacttatccgtAAAATCTCTTTCTACATTGTATGGATATGTATACTGACCATGTATAAAGGATTCACAATCTCTTTAGCAATAAAAACATTAGTTCGACCAACTCTGTTCTCCATCTTCAAAAATAAACACTTATTTATCGTTAAACCGACGGGCAAGAAACCACACtttaattatgaaccatcccacatTTGTTCAAGGACAAATCATGTTAGGAAATTATGCATCAAGTACAATGATTTTCTCCATAGGTACAGAAGGGACAGGTCCGCTGCACAAGAGGCATA
This DNA window, taken from Papaver somniferum cultivar HN1 chromosome 3, ASM357369v1, whole genome shotgun sequence, encodes the following:
- the LOC113359777 gene encoding coiled-coil domain-containing protein 1-like, translating into MLKGVPPPCNYVINGHHYNMGYFLADGIYPKLSMIVQDFSQTLDIPDYRRPGIGDYDDTNLEEEVVPGQNEDGAFDYYGDYNDQIPDNFEHAVEHVYEDGHDYDDDEDDDDEEDDDDEDSDDDDDALYDDAGMYDDDDVEA